A single window of Nicotiana tomentosiformis chromosome 1, ASM39032v3, whole genome shotgun sequence DNA harbors:
- the LOC138907030 gene encoding uncharacterized protein, whose amino-acid sequence MQTSTSSPPVAYNTRQGGQSRPVQSDHRTAQQAQSSVASRQRQSSTTRGPHGSCYGCGFIGHIRKFCPNGQHGLIAYSSPFMATTLVVPPSPRGNGAHSGRNAGKVPQIATTSQGTHPRFYAMPTCPTAEASYDVVTGILTVCTLDTYALVDPGSTFSYVTPYFALDFGIELEQLLKPFSVSTMVGDSVIASRVYRG is encoded by the coding sequence ATGCAGACATCTACCAGTAGCCCTCCAGTGGCATACAACACCCGACAGGGAGGCCAATCTAGACCCGTTCAGAGTGACCACCGTACTGCACAGCAGGCTCAGAGTAGTGTGGCTTCTCGTCAGCGTCAGTCTAGTACTACCAGGGGACCCCATGGTTCGTGCTATGGTTGTGGGTTCATAGGTCATATCCGAAAATTTTGCCCTAATGGACAACATGGTTTGATAGCTTATTCGTCACCATTTATGGCTACTACTTTGGTTGTACCTCCCTCACCTAGGGGTAATGGGGCGCACAGTGGGCGCAATGCAGGAAAAGTGCCGCAGATAGCTACTACTTCCCAGGGTACTCATCCTCGTTTCTATGCCATGCCTACTTGCCCTACTGCGGAGGCTTCATATGATGTAGTCACAGGTATACTTACTGTTTGTACTCTAGATACTTATGCTCTTGTGGACCCCGGATCTACTTTTTCCTATGTTACTCCGTACTTTGCTTTGGATTTTGGGATAGAACTAGAACAACTACTTAAACCATTTTCTGTGTCGACTATggtgggagattctgttattGCATCCCGCGTCTATAGGGGTTGA